The Leptidea sinapis chromosome 33, ilLepSina1.1, whole genome shotgun sequence genome includes the window ttctaCATCACAAGGAATAGAAACAAATGCCTTAATTACCAGTAAACTAGAACAAATTTAATTGCAAAgaacctaatataataattagtctgtgcaataataaaatactttgtatATTGCCTTGCTGATAAGATAACACATAAATGTAGATCTTAGTGTTGATGGTTTCAGTACTACATTCAATAATGCTTTTCTGCAAGAGACTGCCAGCttggctttatttatttatttgttaggcacttcaacagaatacatattaatacatttgtaaataaatgttaaaatataaacttaatgttatttacaattctaatatgATATACCTATAAGAGAAATGTGCAGCACTGACTAAGTAAGTGTTTTAAAACTAAGtacaaattaaagtaaatatcaaaattaatttaagttactaGGGTTATAGTTAGTTTATAGTttgatttaaaagtattttatttttaagtgagcCAAGAGAGTCATTGAATATATCTACATTTGGGTGTTTTGGTCAATTGGCTTCGATGGAACTcgacgtcataaatagagcacggcaattaTTCAACCCAGCTAAGATGCTCTACACAGTCCAGATTCGGCCACATTTTATGGTGTATCACTATCATCTCGATctggtgcaccagaccagagactGGGGTGCACCCAAGTAACAGCTCCAACCATTTGACCAcgagcaacgcagagctgcttgaactgtcgaggacccagtgctctgtgaatggctagtTCAATTGGCGCTTCCTTAACAAGTAAACGTAAACAAGTTTATTCTGAAGAGCTCTTTGACTTCATGCCTACCACCGAATTCTACGTCAGACgtaggttttcaaccagtgtgtgttgtcaGTGATGACTTACCTTTACTTTTGGGAGCGCTCATGGTCGCTGAAAGGGCattggagagggctatgctcggagtttccctgcgagatggaatcaggaatgaggagatccgtaggagaaccaaggtAACtcacatagtccaaacgattgcgagactgaagtggcagtcggcagggcacatagttcgacgaacagatggccgttggggcagtaaagtcctctaatggcgaccacgtaccggaagacgcagtgctggttggccccccacaagatggtccaacgatctggtcaagttcgctggaatacgttggattagggcagcgcaggaccgatcgtcgtggaaatctttgttggagacctttgtccagcagtggacgtcttccggctgatgatgatgatgatgacgacaTACCACTAATATGGATATACCCACCAACTGGATGTCAGGCATTCCTCTACAGTgtggtttttaaggaactttctttcacgtaaaaccaaactatggaataacCTTCCTTGTGCAATAGTTTCAGCacaatacgacatggatacctccAAGTAAAACGCGTAGCCTTTTCTGTAAGGCCGGCAAGGTtcttgtgattccactggtgttgcaagagaatgaggtTGGTGGTGATTACTTACCATAATGACTCTCACTAaacaaccttttccgaagtggtggtagatgtaagaagaaaagaaaatttttcaCTTAATAAGTATCAATTTCTTGACctgaatgaataaagtgattttgatttaatttgatttgaaggTAGTttgggttaaaacttagtatcccttagcacgaatttagatgtaaaaaatattgtagttgatagagctttagtccacgattacaatgatatcactcttattacaaggtaatgcaccgttttcgagaaaataacgaaaaaaattctaacctaaaacagataaatcacgtaaataaacactactgACATCGCGGTGGGAGGCTATAAACtgtcataaaatgattttggtttcttcctaaaatatttggacaggcaaagggtttaagcccatacaaccataaattgtatgaaaaacagtgaaatgaaatgtaaaaaatagtctatgacagattagacggcttcatcaataattatttttagataaaaggaaaacatttataaaagggtTTATTGTTCATGTTCATCAATCCCCAAACATCTAtcgccgctgccgcggcacgctacgctcggctcgtgcgttgttttaactgttctaacataaattaacctaaccaattttaatcaattgtagttgatagagctttggtccacgattatagtgctaccattcttattacaacgtaatacacagttttcaagaaaaaccaaaataaaggTCTACCCTCCCCCCTCCATAAtttgttaatggggggaaacgcctactgtttggttctggcactcgccggccgctgccgcggcacgctacgctcggctcgtgcgttgttttaactgttctaacataacctaacctaacaaattttaataaattgcagttgatagagctttggggatttataacttttactaatttatggctgtatgagcttgaaccctttgcctgtacttatattttaagaaaccaaaatcattttatgacagtttttagccTCCCGCCGCGATGGTAGCGCTCATCTAGTGGTTATTTACATGATTTAtctgttttaggttagaatatttttcgttatttttttggaaacggtgcattaccttgtaataagagtggtatcattataatcgtggactaaagctttatcaactacaatattttttacaaccaAACTCGTGCTATGGGatatttatttacgtgatttacctaTTTAACCTAATGGAATGTAATGGCTGGTGTTTACTACTATtgatatatatcaatatatataacatatatatgtttattaggtatttatttttcatcctttgttatttaatagtatattatctttttttatttatttatactttaattaaaACGTTTTACACCAATTGCATTAATTACAGATTATTCATTCTGACATTATTCCCGCAAACAAGTCACACTCAGGGTTTGTGTTCAGAAGAGCGTTGAGCGTGGTGAGGTTGTGGGTTATAGTTGACTGTGCATTCGCTACTGTGTGCCTCTGCGGAACCACAAACAGTTCATGAGCATCGATCTTACCATGAAAAACTTTACAGGCAGTAGTGAGTTTTAGGTAGGTACTGCCGCCGAGCTTCCAAAGAATGATAGTTCAGagaacacaaaataaatttggtaGGATATAGGTAAGGATGATACCCGTATATCGCTCATAAAGGTATCTCAGAAATACCCTCTGAACTTTATCAAGGAGAGCCACATAGGCGTCTTCGTGGAGGTTCTAGATGCCGGCGCTAGATTCTAATTTTGATCTAGCTAGCGCATAGTAGATTGCATGCATTGTAGCCGGATGACATCTGTGTGGCGAAATcttgtgtataaaaataaaatattgatataaacatttttttagtacAGTCGTTGTGAGTGATGCATTTGCACCACGCATAAACCTACACAGGTTTCTGCGGCGCAACTTACTCTTAAGCTATCATTGTACtctttttaaatatgaattatataaaaaaatcgtaCGTTAATTTAGTCCAGTCAAACTAACTACCACTCAACGAACGGATCCTTACAATAAGCTATTTAACTTAACCACAAGTGGCAATAGTGTTAAGCGAaaacaacaatataatatgcagtTAACATGTTAATAGCAAGGTGTATCATAAAGCCTCCATAAAGTATACAATGGTGTCACGAGATAAATCTTACTTATCTACCTCATCAGATATATCGCCAGTAGGGCTACCAACCGTACTCAAAAAATTATAtgccactgacctgtataaacaCACTATACAAGCGCATTTATACGATCTGACAGCCTGAATATGCGtggccaatttttttttatgtgtcaaagaaagaaatagaaaagaaatatatttatttgcaacaaacataatatttacgtattttttttaagtataaagAACAGTCGCGTCTTATAAACTGcaggtatatttttaaaaacataaaaaataattgtgatttaaaaaaatccggtaaacacactgtttttgtgttaaaccacttcgaaagtcataataaatcatcgctttagaattttctcgagtcaattccattttctcaacgactaaaaaagtttgacaagaccttgtaaCAATaccgagaatatttttttaaataaataaatggaattcgatttttaaaaccatggagttttcaattaaaaagattttaatatgacaggaacagtggaaatattccattcccgatacttttagtgcagcctatgtatatacatttatttatttgtgtctctatcgtctcgctttttcgtttcatcgaaaGTTTTAAATCACAATGATTCTAAAAAGGTTGCACTTAGATAATACAGAACAAAcacaacaatacaataatacaaaACAATACGTCAGTGTTTGTTACAAATTAGTTAATACTTTGGAATTTTTAACACCGTTTCCATCGAAAGATGTGTTcatccacggacgagtaaaaaaatatagattccgcgccgtgatataagcaagtgaagcaccgttatgctagtgtgtgtgcggtcacgggggatactagttacacaattttttctcccttaaataatcatatatagcCACAAAtgcttatatagtatcgtttttacacgttttcacaacgcacgacggcatttttaaataatttaattgagacgcaaactgatctgtcacagacgatgacaattgtCATAATGCcagcctatcggcctgtagtagtgtaactgtgtgcgtggggctatgtatttacacgttaatcttcttgttttggtgctacactgttatttaaagtgacacggagtccttattttttactagtccgtgtgttCATCTTTAACTGTtacatatattaaaattgtGCCGAGTTAAGTTTATATAAgtgtgtattatattatgtaatatgatccaaataaataaataatgctgATTACTAAGATTTAGGATTGgactccgctgcactccaactagatatcgcactacctaataacaatagctttattattacggcaattattagatgcttgtgtgcgtggcatcttgacactcaatggcatcccagtgtgtttcttatttctagtagtattatttttacaaagttttactacgcattccggcattttagtttcaattattatattagcaaagcttaacagaacacgtcattgttcgagactggctcgagtacgcccacttgggcgtagtattagttgccgcactttgcgattacgcctgcggtatctagttggagagcaGCGGAGGCCAATCCTTAAAAGATTAACCATAGAAGGTTagagtatttgtcatagttcaGCATAATGCTAATTACTATCGCAACCAGTTCGGACAAACAAAATACGCCACACACGAATGCCATAAGCAGCGCAAgccttgtaaaataaaataatagtataaaattttattatatttcatcatACCGTCGTTAGCAGTATATAAGGTAGAACTATAGTACAAACATTatgttattcttttaaattttagtttagtgaccctgcctactgagctagaggtcccgggttcgaatcccagtaggtgcaatcatttatatgattcatatgattgtttgtttccgagtcacggatgtttatttatttatgtatgtttcagtaagtttattatattaaatatatcgttgtcttgtacccatagtacaggctatgcctagttcggggcaagataaattgtgtaaaagtgtcttaatattattattattattttaaagattttaagaACGAGCAAACTTGATTGTACTGGTGTCTTTAATAACAGTTTCTCTTTTTTCTTGTgctcagaaatatttttttcattaagtttaaaactttttttttattttgagagggggcaaatgggaaagaggctcacgggatggggatgTAACCTCCCATGGTAATCCGCAAAaccagaggtcaagagatgccTTGCCAGAATTTaggttaatatatttattctcataaagaattattacaattattcacTGACATGagaacttaaacttaaaatctAATTATGTTATGTTTAATATTCACATAGGCTGAGAAACGTACAAAACAAGATGGTAACACGTAAACAGTAAATGCTGAtcaaagtattattaatttatctacatttttcatatttctGTCATCGCATAGGACGTAGATGTCATTTGTGCCGAAGATATAGAGTACTTCAGTAAAATGGATAGTTTTTTCTATTagtcaattataatttaagttgggagtatgctctgattttgaaggtccctaacggccgtccccaatatactatctatagatagagataaattactaccttctactgccagtaattagctgtcaataatctgaagctgtcccaatatacccgataagtcattctttgcaattgcaatttccatacaaacttctatcgctcgtaagctatacgtcctcccattgacaggcagcgtgtacggataaggtgagttaccattgataagtttattgggacagaaaagtcaacgatagttaagatttttatctcaagtatggCACAATCGGAGATAGACTggatattgggaacggcagtaAGTCGTATCgcttcgggaaaacagcagccggtaattggtTCCACAAAGTGGCAGTACGAGgccgaggcaagaaatttcttgtaaaCCGCGCGGTCGGGGAATTCCAGACGTCAACgggatgcgggtggtatttagcattttgacgtaatatccggtggtggaattcggagttttaaaactatgtaaaatacATTATCTGCAAATCACGGACTACTAAAAAAAGAAGgattccgcgccgtgatattagcaaatgaagcacctttatgctagtgtgtgtgcagttacggggtataccagttacacaattttttctcccttaaataatcatatatccataaatacttttatagtattgtttttacactttttcacaacgcacgacggcatttttataatattttattgcgacgcaaactgatctgtcggacgatggcaaatctcataatggcggccgatcggcttgtattagtgtaagcgtgtgcgtggggctatgtatttacacgtttaccggcttgttttggtgcttcactgttatgtaaggtgacacggagtccttctttttttttcgtccGTGCTGCaaatatgttttgaaatttaaaataaaataaaaatgaaatatataaacattgcAAAATCTTGCCCATTTATGATAAAGTTAAGCAAATACTATTGTGGctatacttttttaattaaaattggttTTAACGAGATAaagtaagttgtttttttttaatacgtcataaatcgtattatcaataacttaatttaaaaaaatgctgctTCGGAGCCTTCATGGACGACACCGACTCGCAGCTAGCCGCTTTTTAGTTACCTAGTTTTGaagtattttgttatttaccAAGATTATGTTGTTTGTACCAAGCATTAATTGTcgtgtttaaaaaaaaggattgtgtggttctatgaaaccacggtaaaagtgaaacttttttcacattatagacatttaactaaaaatttttggaataatattccattaagggtataacaatcgctttatcaatcttaattttatgcttgaaaaattggaataataatgggaataataaaagtagacaaagtctccaactaatatttttattgaactctgtgtcttagccctagttaaaaatatttaataataactcaCTTTAAtgaataacaacatttacattaaacactgacaaaaacaaacaaaatagcgtggagcactggcacaaatcgttaatagtctatacactacacggtcagctgctgcgagctataggcgccgcccgaccgtcacgcgacatgcaacacacagacgaaaaattttgagacgatgtaataaaagttcactttaaaagtaaataatcatttataattatataacaatagACTTGAAATATACTAACGTACAGACAAAAAAAcctgcgagagagaagaacagcAAAATAGAATAgatagtgttccgaagagctgtttcacctgattcctgccgctgaattccaccttcgctgaatgtgtggcggtcctccacattgcggttttcaaggagctttctttcacgtactacaaagctgtggaatgagcttccttgtgccgtgtttccgatacgacatggttacaaAAATAGTGcgttggcaacgctcctgtgattccttgcaagataatgtgggcggcggtgagcacttaacaccaggtgaccgttacgcatgtttgtcctccttttccgtaaaaaacttatgaatgtattttttcttctttttaccATTTACCCCAACCCTAGAAAAGATTGAGCATTAACGAAGAATTGGCAAGAAACTATTTGCCTCTCCTTTAAATGGACATTTACATATtcatcattttataaattaatttaattacaatattaatattatattgtaagctgcAATGTAGCAGAAATAGACAACCTGgttactcttttttttatgaaaataaggggcgagacgagcaggacgttcagctggtggtaattgatacgactgcccattacaatgcagttgcgctcaggtttcttgaaaacccccaaaaattctgagcggcactacaattattgcgcttgtctttaccttgagacgtaagatattaagtctcatttgcccagtaatttcactagctacggggcccttcagaccgaaataccaTAATGTTTACAGATTGCtctttcacggcagaaataggcgctgttgtggtacccataatctagccagcatcctgtgcaaaggagcctggattattatttattatcccACTGGCAAATAATAATGACTGGTCAATAAAAAGACAAAAATGGATGCCTCGGAACTATCCGCGTTGTAGAAAATAATCAACTTGCAGAGAGCAATGAAGCACTGTTATAAATACTTACCTATATCAACGTGCCTATTGCACATTTTGGCTTCAGTTTTTGACTCTTTGTtcgcattatttaataatagttaatagttTCACCCCTCCACATCAATGTTGATATTACAATAATGACGCTTATTATAACGTTTGCTCTTTATAATACATAGGCGTTAATATTTTTTGACGTAATATTATGATCAGGAAGTAAACTCTAGTTTACATTCATACCTatttatccttagtttaacttactagaagtagactaatctatccttttacgcttacttacatttcaataacttatcgacataaagcattggactataactatattggacataactatgaatagataagatcttgtcattaaacggtgatagcaacgtatccgtaactagagatacgttattgaaaacggccgttagagcgctttcgcactacgtccgatccgaagccgatccgtacccgtgaaaaacgGTCCAGTAGAACTTTTTGAAGATTAAAGTTTTGAAAGTTTCGAAAACAAAAGTGTagcaaactaaaaaataaagtgtgtaataaatatattatggtaagtaaatatatttctacccccttattcataatggtccgctaactttaaacagccgcctaggagtgttttttctcattctgacttaggtcaatagaagaagctGTCTTGTTTTATTGACTCTgtagtgagaattagcaatgctttatgtTATTGCTTTAGGCTATTCTTTACACTACAAGCTTTTTTATTGTGCATCCTAATTCGCGTCTCTATGCGTAATTATAgtaaagtaaatttatataatattcctcttaattaaaaatttatcagTTATCACCCATCATTCTCAAAGGTGAAGGGTTCCTCAAGAAATTTGCAATTATCCGTATTCTTTGCTAACTTCATCTACTGTTCGCCAGCCATTTGTCACCACAATGTTGTCATCAGATCTAACACTATACGATAAGTATTTTACTAAAACGCTTGATCTCTGGACCCTTTAATTACTGGATCTCTGTGTGGGACGTTCGATATTTTTCAAAAGTGCATTTTTAGGgtctatactgttgaaactagGTAAGTTGATGTATTCTGTAAagcgcattaacattttcacacatcaatagaaaaaaaaatatttgggggAAGACGCAGTGGACGAaccactgcgtcttccggtacgttgtcGCCATTTGAAGACTTTACagctccaacggccatctgtccgtcgaactatgtgccctgcccactgccacttcagtttcgcaatcatttgggctatttcggtgactttggttttcctaTAGATCCCCTCATTTCTCATTGGATCTCGCAGAGAAAAtccgagcatagccttctccactgccctctgagcgactatgagctttcacatcaggcccatagttagctaCTACGTCTGTCGACAAtgacattaaaattttaactcgGCATAAATCAATGCATTTACAGTTGCTACattcataccataccctgtgcctaAACTAGCGAcattgtggaagctttttgaactgttaCTTACATCATAAGATGGACACTTTTTCAAATTTTCTCCCACATGAGATGATTCTCCTTACCTCTACCTCTCATTATTACTGTAGGAAAATGAAATTAAGGTGGGTCACCATTCTAATTTGTTGATAGTAATTACATCTTTCAAAAAAGACGTCAAGaacatctggtgttgcaagagcatAGGTGACAGTAATCTTCCGAATCTCATGTTGTTTGTTGTGTAACATTTTCTAATTCACAAACATCGATTCATGAATAAGTTGTCTCTGGCATGTTTTACTAGCCGCATAAAgaagtttaaaataacttaaaggGATCttacaagataatttgtggGCTATTTGAGGTTATTTTAAAGTGGAGATACTTCTACAGATTTTCTTCAAAAGTTTTAGAATGTTCTGGTGTAACTGGGTATTGTCCCACATACTTCTATAGCCTATCTGAGTATGGTTGCATAAAAGCCATAccaattttttcttaattagtATAACATTTGAATCAATTAACTGAAAATCATTCCACGTAAAGTCttacactctgtcttcttctattgacctaagtcagaatgagaaataacactctttagcagctgttttaagttagcggaccattatgaatacgTGGGTTAGATTACGGACTCAGTATAGGTATTTCATGGGCTAATGAATAAAAatcaaagtaatataaaaatattcttattatttaatagtgaAATACAATACTATACTTAAACACtacattataaatgtttatttatcacaatattttataaattagattttttgtcATTTAGTAGAGTTCTACGATCTactagtaggtacctacattttGTACAGTAAAATTTGTTGAGTCTCAAAAAATAGCTAATTATAAATCGTTATAGTAACTATTCTAAACCTGGGTCTATAATTTAATGAATTCGGCAAAAAACCTAAAAACTTTGACTCGGAGTGACcggttaattatttatattctattatcTGGTACTCTGTAGTAGAATGTCCCTTACAATAGAAACTGCCAATGTGtgttaaatcattttatttaaaatataccaaTGCAGGCTGAGGTATGTTTTAAATGTGTTTTTGTAtgccttttatttaaattttaactgtgattcctatggaagtaagggcggcggtgatcactttccatCAGACAGTAGGTACGTTCGTTTGCCACTGAtatcataaaaatgtatataaatcatGTCTTATTCATATTCTTATCAATCAAACTAAGCTCTACTTCTGGATCAACATTCTTAACACCTTTGAAACTATTTTCAATATCTTGCAACGTTCTATCTTTAGTCTCGGGTAACATTGCGTACATCACTAATAGGCATACAGTCAAAGTTGCTGAATAGACAAGGAATGCTCCTTGTACACCAATCAAAGAATATAGATGGGGCGCTGTCTTCATTGATATAACAAATGATGGAGTCAGAAATGAAGTAGATAATGTTGAACCCAAACTTCTATATGCCAATGGAAACACTTCACCACAAATAACCCAATTTAGAGGAACTAAACCTAAGCAAAAAGataaagtatacaatatcaTTAAAAGCATTGGTAAAGTATCCAATAACCAGCCTTCTGTTATAATACTTGCGTTCCTTAAATACATAAACACAGAAACTGCTGTTAAAGACAGTACAGTCATAAAaccactggtaaataatataGTTCTACGTTTGAaactttttagtaaaaatatagcTAGGAATGCACAAATTGTTCTTAAAAAGTCTATCACAGTAAACTGCCAGGCCACATCGTTAAGACTATCCTTATTTAATACTGCTTGAAGAATAAGATTGCCATAAGCTGGAATCATATGAGCGCCACCGAATTCAAAGACAATGAGCATACATATAGCTACAATTGATGGCTTATAAAACTCTCTCTTCTTAAATATATTGAGCACAGATTTGAGTGTTTTTATCACAGTTCTAACATAGCCTTTCCAGGTGGATTTCTGCACACTATCTGATTCAGTCTTCATTTGTTTGATTTGGATCTCCCTTTCTTGGGCTTGAATCATTTTATTGAGCTCTTCATTCTGTGTCACACCTTCACCACGTACCCACCTAAATGCTTTCTTCGCTTCTTCAAATCTTCCTTTTGATACTAGCCAAGATGGAGACTCCGGTGATAGGCTGATAATAATCATGGATATGATTGGAAACATTGAACATACGACCGCTGTCATCTTCCAAGTCAATTGAGCTCCCCATAGGTGTGAAAGCAAGATCCCCATACCTAATGATATTGCAAATGTACCAAGAAAAGCTCCTCTGTATTTTGGTTCAGTATATTCGGCGACAAGAATCGCTGCTAAAGGCGTTCTCAGTCCTAGGGCAAGACCGTGAAGTAATCTGGCGAATAAGAACATCGGCACGGTGTTTCCAACTATGAAAATAATCCAGCCAAGAAGGGCTGGTATTGTTGATATAAAATGAGATTTCTGCCGGCCAAATCTTGTCATTAATATTGGTGAAATAAAGTTACCGACGATTCCCATCACTCCTACTACCGAAGCTGAAAAAGAAAACacatatttaagtaaattttgtgatcatataatTACTCGTGCATAGTAAGcgctaataataaataatataataaagcgcTAGGCCCTCTGACCAACCATTGAAGGCCCATGGCCATGAAGAGGGCCACTCTTAGAGTTTTCCTGGGAGATTGAATCAGATTTGATGAGTATTGACGAAGGAGAGCaaaagtcaccgatatagcctgaatgattgcgaaacataagtggctgtgggcagggcatatagctcgACGTACAGGTGGCTGTTGAAGCAATGCAACCACGTAAACCAACCAC containing:
- the LOC126974779 gene encoding facilitated trehalose transporter Tret1-like, with protein sequence MKPFIKQAFVVSGAALNIMGHGCAHGFPAVLFAQLKTDGGPVTLTDHDTSWIASVVGVMGIVGNFISPILMTRFGRQKSHFISTIPALLGWIIFIVGNTVPMFLFARLLHGLALGLRTPLAAILVAEYTEPKYRGAFLGTFAISLGMGILLSHLWGAQLTWKMTAVVCSMFPIISMIIISLSPESPSWLVSKGRFEEAKKAFRWVRGEGVTQNEELNKMIQAQEREIQIKQMKTESDSVQKSTWKGYVRTVIKTLKSVLNIFKKREFYKPSIVAICMLIVFEFGGAHMIPAYGNLILQAVLNKDSLNDVAWQFTVIDFLRTICAFLAIFLLKSFKRRTILFTSGFMTVLSLTAVSVFMYLRNASIITEGWLLDTLPMLLMILYTLSFCLGLVPLNWVICGEVFPLAYRSLGSTLSTSFLTPSFVISMKTAPHLYSLIGVQGAFLVYSATLTVCLLVMYAMLPETKDRTLQDIENSFKGVKNVDPEVELSLIDKNMNKT